The Prevotella sp. E9-3 genome has a window encoding:
- a CDS encoding helix-turn-helix domain-containing protein, translating to MFPEIIIFIFGVFLTVSLVCGILLWKQRKEVPDRSRTYFSLLSLLCSACVIVSVTGISLDLWDIREWTLLDPLKSFAGLYAITLATGYPIEVMRPGQLRGRWLFLLWLPSIIVTLPVVFGFQFQLLHSWADLREHIFEWDVLIRFLSIAFLFVYSIILLVIPYNWRRSSADYQWVRRFTLFAQGTTLFYCGNVFINNPIFLILHILWGTCGIYYFTYFERHIRVIPSPNSQIDSSVPEPFPSHVNTEEVDETTYDYWPMICQMMDEWEIWRNPNTTVETLCTAIGTNRIYVARCIKEHTGMTFNDYMNEKRISYMAAQLRLNPAQDHKHLYFDVGFRNRHTAYRNFVKFIGSSPTDFIASLS from the coding sequence ATGTTTCCAGAAATAATTATATTCATCTTCGGAGTTTTTCTGACAGTATCCCTGGTTTGCGGCATTCTGTTATGGAAGCAACGCAAGGAGGTGCCAGACCGCTCACGCACCTATTTTTCCCTCTTATCCCTTTTATGCTCTGCCTGTGTCATCGTGTCTGTAACCGGTATTTCCCTCGATTTGTGGGATATTAGGGAATGGACACTTCTGGACCCCTTGAAGTCATTTGCGGGTCTTTATGCCATCACCCTTGCCACAGGCTATCCTATTGAGGTGATGCGTCCGGGGCAGTTGCGAGGTCGCTGGCTGTTTTTGCTCTGGTTACCGTCTATTATTGTGACTTTGCCGGTGGTTTTCGGCTTTCAGTTCCAACTTTTACATTCATGGGCCGATCTGCGTGAACATATCTTCGAATGGGATGTGTTAATTCGCTTTCTCAGCATTGCCTTTCTTTTCGTATATTCAATCATACTGCTTGTCATTCCCTACAACTGGCGCCGTTCGAGTGCCGACTACCAGTGGGTGCGTCGGTTTACACTCTTCGCGCAGGGCACTACCCTTTTCTATTGCGGAAACGTCTTTATTAACAATCCTATTTTTCTGATCCTGCATATTCTGTGGGGTACTTGTGGAATTTACTACTTCACCTATTTTGAGCGTCATATCCGCGTCATTCCGTCGCCCAATTCTCAAATAGATTCCTCTGTTCCAGAGCCTTTCCCATCCCATGTCAATACGGAAGAAGTGGATGAAACAACCTACGATTACTGGCCTATGATTTGCCAGATGATGGACGAGTGGGAGATATGGCGCAATCCCAACACCACGGTCGAGACGCTATGTACCGCCATCGGCACCAACCGCATCTATGTGGCCCGTTGTATCAAGGAACATACCGGAATGACGTTCAATGACTATATGAACGAGAAGCGCATCAGCTACATGGCTGCACAGTTGCGCCTCAATCCTGCTCAGGACCACAAGCACCTCTATTTTGATGTAGGTTTCCGCAACCGCCATACAGCCTACCGCAACTTTGTGAAGTTCATCGGCAGCTCCCCTACCGACTTTATCGCCTCCCTTTCGTAA
- a CDS encoding alpha-amylase family glycosyl hydrolase — protein MASNKIIIYQIFTRLYGNTMQARKPFGTIEENGCGKFNAFTPSVLKSLQEKGITHVWYTGVIRHATMTDYSKYGIPRQHPAVVKGRAGSPYAITDYYDVDPDLAVNVDKRMEEFEKLVSRTHRAGLKMIIDFVPNHVARQYKSICAPKGVRDLGADDDSTQGFNPERNNFYYCPGQQFTPYFDLYHGEKTPYHEEPAKATGNDCFCNAPGQNDWYETVKLNYGIDYYAGGIGHFNPIPNTWKKMLDILLFWASKGIDGFRCDMAEMVPAAFWGWATSQVKEKYPNLVFIGEVYNPNEYRNYIAAGFDYLYDKVGMYDVLRDIVCHRRGSHDITHAWQHTDDIRDHMLYFLENHDEQRIASDFFAGSGAKAIPALIISVLLQQNPFMLYAGQEYGERGMDQEGFSGCDGRTTIFDYWSVDTLVRAAKGQLSEEEKALSALYNRILNIAHTEKAIANGKMFDLMYANQQYGGQYAFLRSCKQDTLLVVVNFADQPIDMSVNLTSHAFDYLGIEEKTYTATDLLNGTQHTLTLQRDATVQVKLQPRGGVVLKL, from the coding sequence ATGGCATCCAATAAGATTATCATCTATCAGATTTTTACGCGCTTGTATGGGAATACCATGCAAGCGCGTAAACCTTTCGGCACCATCGAAGAGAATGGCTGCGGAAAGTTTAACGCTTTCACTCCATCAGTGCTGAAAAGCTTGCAAGAAAAGGGCATCACCCACGTATGGTACACAGGCGTGATTCGTCATGCCACCATGACCGACTATTCCAAGTATGGCATTCCCCGCCAGCACCCCGCTGTTGTAAAAGGTCGCGCCGGCTCACCCTATGCCATTACCGACTACTACGATGTTGACCCCGACTTGGCCGTCAACGTGGACAAAAGAATGGAGGAATTCGAGAAACTTGTCAGCCGCACCCATCGTGCCGGTCTGAAGATGATTATCGACTTTGTGCCCAACCACGTTGCCCGACAGTATAAGAGCATCTGTGCGCCAAAGGGAGTGCGCGACTTAGGGGCCGACGATGACAGCACACAGGGTTTCAATCCCGAGCGCAACAATTTCTACTACTGTCCCGGACAGCAGTTCACCCCCTACTTCGACCTCTACCACGGCGAGAAAACTCCATATCACGAAGAGCCCGCCAAGGCCACCGGTAACGACTGTTTCTGCAACGCACCGGGACAAAACGACTGGTATGAGACCGTAAAACTGAACTACGGCATCGATTACTATGCTGGCGGCATAGGCCACTTCAACCCAATTCCCAACACCTGGAAAAAGATGCTCGACATTCTGTTGTTCTGGGCCTCCAAGGGCATTGACGGTTTCCGTTGCGACATGGCTGAGATGGTGCCGGCAGCTTTCTGGGGATGGGCCACATCACAAGTAAAAGAGAAATATCCCAATCTGGTGTTCATTGGCGAAGTGTACAATCCCAATGAATACCGCAACTACATCGCAGCCGGTTTCGACTACCTGTACGACAAGGTGGGCATGTACGACGTACTGCGCGACATAGTGTGCCATCGGCGCGGCTCACACGACATCACACATGCATGGCAACACACCGACGACATCCGCGACCACATGCTCTATTTCCTCGAGAACCACGACGAACAGCGCATCGCCAGCGATTTCTTTGCAGGCAGTGGCGCCAAAGCCATCCCCGCCCTTATCATCTCTGTCCTTCTGCAGCAGAATCCTTTCATGCTCTATGCCGGACAGGAGTATGGCGAGCGCGGAATGGACCAGGAAGGCTTCAGCGGATGCGATGGTCGCACTACGATTTTCGACTACTGGTCGGTGGACACGCTGGTACGGGCAGCCAAAGGGCAGCTCAGCGAAGAAGAAAAGGCATTGTCCGCACTCTACAACCGCATACTTAACATTGCCCACACAGAAAAGGCCATTGCCAATGGCAAAATGTTCGACCTGATGTATGCCAATCAACAGTATGGCGGTCAGTATGCTTTCCTGCGCAGTTGCAAGCAAGACACCCTGCTTGTGGTGGTAAACTTTGCCGATCAGCCCATAGACATGTCCGTCAACCTCACGTCGCATGCCTTCGACTATCTAGGCATTGAGGAGAAAACCTATACCGCAACCGACCTTCTTAACGGCACTCAGCACACGCTCACCCTTCAGCGCGATGCCACCGTGCAGGTAAAGTTGCAACCTCGTGGCGGTGTGGTACTGAAGCTGTAG
- the fabD gene encoding ACP S-malonyltransferase yields MKAFVFPGQGAQFVGMGKDLYDNNPKAKELFEKANEILGYRITDIMFEGTDEDLKQTKVTQPAVFLHSVISAICMGDAFQPAMTAGHSLGEFSALVAAGALSFEDGLKLVYARAMAMQKACEAAPSTMAAIIGLPDEKVEEICAGINREGNVVVCANYNNPGQLVISGNVEAINEACEQLKAAGAKRALPLKVGGAFHSPLMQPAKDELQAAIEKTEFQEPKCPIYQNVDGKPHTNPAEIKQNLIAQLTSSVRWTQCVQSMIADGADDFTECGPGKALQGMIAKINNTVTAHGIQ; encoded by the coding sequence ATGAAAGCATTTGTATTCCCTGGTCAGGGAGCACAGTTCGTAGGAATGGGCAAAGACCTCTACGACAACAACCCCAAGGCAAAAGAATTGTTTGAGAAAGCTAATGAGATTCTGGGCTACAGAATTACCGACATTATGTTTGAAGGAACCGACGAGGACCTGAAGCAGACAAAGGTTACCCAGCCTGCAGTATTCCTGCACTCTGTAATCTCTGCTATCTGCATGGGCGATGCATTCCAGCCCGCCATGACAGCCGGTCACTCTCTGGGTGAGTTTTCAGCACTGGTAGCTGCAGGTGCCCTTTCCTTTGAAGACGGTCTGAAACTGGTGTATGCCCGTGCAATGGCCATGCAGAAAGCCTGCGAGGCAGCTCCCTCAACGATGGCAGCCATCATTGGTCTTCCCGATGAGAAAGTTGAAGAAATCTGTGCCGGCATCAACCGCGAAGGCAACGTAGTGGTATGTGCCAACTATAACAACCCTGGCCAGCTGGTTATCAGCGGTAATGTAGAAGCCATCAACGAGGCCTGCGAACAGCTGAAGGCAGCCGGTGCCAAGCGTGCACTGCCCTTGAAGGTAGGCGGTGCTTTCCACAGTCCCCTGATGCAGCCTGCCAAGGACGAACTGCAGGCCGCCATCGAGAAAACAGAGTTCCAGGAGCCTAAGTGCCCCATCTATCAGAACGTGGACGGAAAGCCTCACACCAACCCTGCTGAAATCAAGCAGAACCTCATTGCCCAGCTCACCTCCAGCGTACGTTGGACACAGTGCGTACAGTCAATGATTGCCGACGGTGCCGACGACTTCACCGAGTGCGGACCTGGCAAGGCTCTGCAGGGAATGATAGCAAAAATCAACAATACCGTGACAGCTCATGGCATCCAATAA
- a CDS encoding pyridoxamine 5'-phosphate oxidase family protein, with protein MEATKKVFDFLEKAGTFYLATVEGDQPRVRPYGAMLYFEDKIYIMAFGKTNATRQIENNQKAEICAFKGQTLRIACKLVEDNRPEVGRALIEKMPVLKTALGENCENGVMYYLKDAKADFFKMMELVETVSF; from the coding sequence ATGGAAGCAACTAAGAAAGTATTCGATTTTCTGGAGAAGGCAGGAACATTCTACCTTGCTACAGTAGAAGGCGACCAGCCACGTGTACGTCCCTACGGAGCCATGCTCTATTTTGAGGACAAAATTTACATCATGGCTTTTGGAAAAACCAATGCCACCCGTCAGATAGAGAACAACCAGAAAGCAGAAATCTGCGCATTCAAAGGACAGACTCTCCGTATTGCGTGCAAATTGGTAGAGGACAACCGTCCTGAAGTTGGCAGAGCACTGATAGAGAAAATGCCGGTGCTGAAGACTGCTCTGGGAGAAAATTGCGAAAACGGCGTGATGTACTACCTGAAGGACGCCAAAGCCGATTTCTTCAAAATGATGGAACTGGTAGAAACCGTTTCATTCTAA
- a CDS encoding glutathione peroxidase produces MKKIYDFKALTSKGKEIDFSEFQGKVLLIVNTASKCGFTPQFAGLEELNQKYKDKGLVIIGFPCNQFKEQDPGNDAQIEEFCQLNYGVTFQIMKKTDVNGANAEPIFEYLKSQAPTEEYKGLKAKATHAMLKTISKSVEKDSDILWNFTKFLISKDGETIKRYAPTTEPKDFEKEIEEML; encoded by the coding sequence ATGAAGAAGATCTATGATTTCAAAGCTCTAACGAGCAAAGGTAAGGAGATTGACTTCTCCGAGTTTCAGGGAAAAGTGTTGCTGATAGTCAATACTGCCAGCAAGTGTGGATTCACCCCCCAGTTTGCCGGACTGGAAGAACTGAATCAGAAATACAAGGACAAGGGCCTCGTAATCATAGGTTTCCCTTGCAACCAATTCAAGGAGCAGGATCCGGGCAACGATGCCCAGATTGAAGAGTTCTGTCAGCTGAACTATGGCGTAACCTTTCAGATTATGAAGAAGACTGACGTGAATGGTGCCAATGCAGAACCTATTTTCGAGTATCTGAAGTCTCAGGCTCCTACCGAGGAATACAAAGGACTGAAGGCCAAAGCCACCCATGCCATGCTGAAAACCATCAGCAAGAGCGTAGAGAAAGACAGCGATATACTGTGGAACTTCACCAAGTTCCTTATCTCTAAAGATGGCGAAACCATCAAGCGCTATGCTCCTACTACAGAGCCGAAAGATTTTGAGAAGGAAATTGAAGAAATGTTATAA
- the htpG gene encoding molecular chaperone HtpG — protein MQKGNIGVTTENIFPVIKKFLYSDHEIFLREMVSNAVDASQKMKTLAEKGEYKEELGDLTVRVNLDTEKGTITISDRGIGMTEEEIDKYINQIAFSGVTDFLEKYKDNANNIIGHFGLGFYSSFMVSKKVEIITKSYKEGSKAVKWSCDGSPAYEIDDAERDSRGSDIILYIDDDCKEFLEKQKIEGLLNKYCKFMPVPVAFGKKQEWSSDEKKMVDTQEDNIINNVEPLWTKAPSSLKEEDYKSFYRTLYPMQDEPLFWIHLNVDYPFNLTGILYFPRIKSNIEIQRNKIQLYCNQVFVTDQVEGIVPEFLTLLHGVIDSPDIPLNVSRSYLQSDREVKKISTYITKKVADRLKAIFNEDRKAYEEKWDDLKLFINYGILSEQDFYDRAKDFSLLKDTEGKYFTFDEYKQLIEASQKDKDNQLVYLYATDKEEQYSYIKAAQDKGYSVLLMDGQLDVPCIQTFEQKFEKSRFTRVDADIIDRLIVKDEAPKSNLSDEERDNLSAVFQSQVPSLEKAEFRVEVDALGTEARPVVITQNEWMRRMKEMSRYQSGMNFYGQMPDSFNLVLNSDHALVKKVLDDAQAALTEQLKPIDSEIKGQEARLAILNQQTEKKKPEEITQEEKDDKANTQKSIDEQKQKRQQLIADYAKGNDIVHQLIDLALLQNGMLKGEALDKFLKRSVDLIK, from the coding sequence ATGCAAAAAGGTAATATCGGGGTTACAACCGAGAATATTTTCCCCGTCATCAAAAAGTTTCTCTACAGCGATCATGAGATTTTCCTGCGCGAGATGGTTTCAAACGCCGTTGATGCATCGCAGAAAATGAAGACCCTGGCTGAAAAGGGTGAGTATAAAGAAGAACTGGGTGACCTCACAGTTCGTGTGAACTTGGACACCGAGAAGGGTACCATCACCATCAGCGACCGCGGTATTGGTATGACCGAAGAGGAAATTGACAAGTACATCAATCAGATTGCCTTCTCGGGTGTTACTGACTTCCTGGAGAAGTATAAGGACAATGCCAATAATATCATTGGTCATTTTGGTTTGGGTTTCTACTCTTCGTTCATGGTATCAAAGAAGGTAGAAATTATTACTAAGAGCTATAAGGAAGGTTCAAAGGCTGTGAAGTGGAGCTGTGACGGAAGTCCTGCCTACGAGATTGACGATGCCGAGCGTGACAGTCGTGGCTCAGATATTATTCTTTATATAGACGATGACTGCAAGGAATTCCTTGAGAAACAGAAGATTGAGGGCCTGTTGAACAAGTATTGTAAGTTCATGCCTGTGCCTGTAGCTTTTGGAAAGAAGCAGGAGTGGTCGAGCGATGAGAAAAAGATGGTGGACACTCAGGAGGATAATATTATTAATAATGTGGAACCTCTGTGGACCAAAGCTCCCTCGTCGTTGAAGGAGGAAGACTACAAGTCGTTCTACCGCACACTCTATCCTATGCAGGACGAGCCTCTGTTCTGGATTCACCTGAATGTGGACTATCCTTTCAACCTGACGGGTATTCTGTATTTCCCACGCATCAAATCGAACATAGAGATTCAGCGTAACAAGATTCAATTGTATTGCAATCAGGTGTTCGTGACCGATCAGGTGGAGGGTATTGTGCCTGAGTTCCTTACCCTGCTGCATGGCGTAATCGATTCACCCGACATTCCTCTGAATGTGAGCCGCAGCTATCTGCAGAGCGACCGTGAGGTGAAGAAGATTTCTACATATATCACTAAGAAAGTGGCCGATCGCCTGAAGGCTATCTTCAATGAAGACCGAAAGGCCTATGAAGAGAAGTGGGACGACCTGAAACTGTTTATCAACTACGGTATTCTGTCAGAACAGGATTTCTACGATCGTGCTAAAGATTTCTCACTCCTGAAAGATACAGAAGGTAAGTATTTTACTTTCGATGAGTATAAGCAACTGATTGAGGCTTCGCAGAAGGATAAGGACAACCAGCTTGTATATCTCTATGCTACTGACAAGGAAGAACAGTACAGTTATATTAAGGCCGCGCAGGACAAGGGTTACTCTGTGCTGCTGATGGACGGACAGTTGGATGTGCCTTGTATTCAGACTTTCGAACAGAAATTCGAGAAGAGTCGTTTCACCCGTGTGGATGCCGACATCATTGATCGTCTGATTGTGAAGGATGAAGCTCCTAAGAGCAATCTGTCAGATGAGGAACGTGACAATCTGTCAGCGGTATTCCAGTCACAGGTTCCTTCACTTGAGAAAGCTGAGTTCCGTGTTGAAGTAGATGCCTTGGGTACTGAGGCTCGTCCGGTGGTGATTACTCAGAACGAGTGGATGCGCCGCATGAAGGAAATGAGCCGCTATCAGAGTGGTATGAACTTCTATGGACAGATGCCCGATTCGTTCAATCTGGTACTTAACAGCGACCACGCTTTGGTAAAGAAAGTACTTGACGATGCTCAGGCTGCACTGACCGAACAGCTGAAACCAATCGACAGTGAGATAAAGGGACAGGAAGCTCGTTTGGCTATTCTGAACCAGCAGACTGAGAAGAAAAAGCCCGAGGAAATCACTCAGGAAGAAAAAGATGACAAGGCTAATACTCAGAAGTCTATTGATGAGCAAAAGCAGAAACGCCAGCAGCTTATCGCTGACTATGCCAAAGGTAATGATATCGTTCATCAGTTGATAGATTTGGCATTGTTGCAGAACGGCATGCTGAAGGGCGAGGCACTTGACAAGTTCCTGAAACGTTCTGTTGATCTGATTAAGTAA
- a CDS encoding serine dehydratase subunit alpha family protein, translated as MIDKETRERIIALVKEEVVPAIGCTEPMCVALCTARATEMLGCKPEHIEVLLSANILKNAMGVGIPGTGMIGLPIAIALGALIGKSEYQLEVLKDLTPLSLEEGKQFVKENRIDIRLKKGITEKLYVEVTVTAGDKHQTAIIEKTHTHFKDANEDTSCADDSRKAPSEEPISLNLRMVYDFATTAPLDEIRFIEETRKYNMNAAREALKGNYGHNLGKTIERPMAKGIFGNSIYAHIISRTASACDARMGGAMIPVMSNSGSGNQGICATNPVCVYAKENENTEEELLRALMLSHLTVIYTKQSLGMLSALCGCVVASIGSSVGITYLMGGDYEHICRSVKNMVANLTGMICDGAKPSCSLKITSGVSTALLSALLSMEGKCVTSNEGIVDDCVDKCIHNLTSIGANGMGPTDEMVLNIMTSKGC; from the coding sequence ATGATTGATAAAGAAACCCGCGAGCGCATCATTGCCCTCGTTAAAGAAGAAGTAGTACCGGCCATTGGTTGTACAGAGCCTATGTGTGTAGCGCTCTGTACTGCCCGGGCTACTGAAATGCTTGGTTGTAAGCCCGAGCACATAGAAGTACTGTTAAGTGCTAATATCCTGAAAAACGCAATGGGAGTAGGCATTCCAGGTACTGGAATGATAGGACTTCCAATAGCCATTGCCTTAGGCGCACTTATTGGAAAGAGTGAGTATCAACTGGAAGTATTGAAGGATCTAACTCCATTGTCTCTTGAAGAGGGGAAACAATTCGTCAAAGAGAACCGAATAGACATCCGATTGAAAAAGGGAATCACCGAAAAGCTCTATGTTGAGGTTACTGTAACGGCTGGTGACAAGCACCAGACTGCCATCATTGAAAAAACGCATACCCATTTCAAGGATGCCAATGAAGACACATCCTGTGCCGACGATTCCCGGAAGGCGCCAAGTGAAGAGCCTATATCACTCAACCTGCGCATGGTCTATGACTTCGCCACCACAGCTCCACTCGATGAGATTCGCTTCATTGAAGAAACCCGCAAGTACAATATGAATGCTGCACGCGAAGCCCTAAAAGGCAACTACGGTCACAACTTAGGCAAAACCATTGAGCGTCCTATGGCCAAAGGCATATTCGGTAATAGTATCTATGCCCACATCATTTCTCGTACAGCTTCTGCCTGCGATGCCCGTATGGGTGGCGCCATGATTCCCGTCATGTCGAACAGTGGCTCAGGCAATCAGGGCATTTGTGCAACGAATCCTGTATGTGTCTATGCCAAAGAGAACGAGAACACAGAAGAAGAACTGCTTCGTGCCCTCATGCTCAGCCATCTCACCGTCATCTATACCAAACAGTCGCTTGGCATGCTCTCAGCACTCTGCGGATGTGTGGTTGCCAGTATTGGCTCTAGTGTTGGCATCACCTATCTCATGGGTGGCGATTACGAGCACATTTGCCGATCAGTGAAGAATATGGTGGCCAATCTTACAGGAATGATTTGCGATGGTGCCAAACCATCGTGCTCATTGAAAATCACCTCGGGTGTTTCCACTGCTCTTCTCTCTGCCCTTCTATCCATGGAAGGCAAGTGTGTCACTTCGAATGAAGGCATTGTCGATGACTGTGTTGACAAATGTATTCATAATCTCACTTCAATTGGAGCCAACGGCATGGGGCCCACCGACGAAATGGTACTGAACATTATGACGTCGAAAGGTTGCTAA
- a CDS encoding cytochrome c biogenesis protein CcdA: protein MRKLNFALFFMLLSVAVHAQMMNPVHFKTELKALDDATAEILFTATIDNGWHVYSTDLGQDGPIEATFNTVKLEGAELVGKLQPRGKVTEQFDQMFGMTLRFFEKKGTFVQKIRFTKPKYTIDAYLEYGACNDEMCMPPTQVAFKAAGNAPVVSGKDDAKTDDKGIETANDEKESTDSVVSESPDTLAAVTSTAGNDLWSPIISDLKNFTEGGNNAPTTSWWFIFLQGLLGGFIAILTPCVWPIIPMTVSFFLKRNKDRSKAIREAFTYGVSIIVIYVLLGLFVTLLFGASALNALSTNAIFNIFFAALLVVFAASFFGAFELTLPSSWSNKIDQKSESATGLLSIFLMAFTLTLVSFSCTGPIIGFLLVAVSTQGDIIAPTIGMLGFAIALAIPFTVFALFPSLLKSAPKSGGWMNTVKVVLGFIELAFALKFLSVADLAYGWHLLDREVFVSLWIVMFALLGFYLLGWVKFPHDDDNQHTNVPQFFLALISLSFAIYMIPGLWGAPLKAISAFTPPMNTQDFNLYQGSVEAKYRDYDIGMAAARAEGKPVMVDFTGFGCVNCRKMEAAVWTDPKVQSILNNEYILISLYVDDKTPLPHPIEVTEADGSQSTLRTVGDKWSYLQRTKIGANTQPFYVLLDPHTGKPLNGLRSYDEDIEEYLKFLNIGLHNYKK, encoded by the coding sequence ATGAGAAAACTAAACTTTGCACTATTTTTCATGCTGCTGAGCGTAGCTGTACACGCCCAGATGATGAATCCCGTTCATTTTAAGACAGAACTCAAAGCTCTTGACGATGCTACTGCCGAAATTCTTTTCACGGCAACTATCGACAATGGCTGGCACGTCTATTCTACCGATTTAGGACAAGACGGTCCCATCGAGGCAACGTTCAACACTGTCAAACTTGAAGGAGCAGAACTGGTTGGAAAACTCCAGCCACGTGGAAAAGTCACTGAGCAGTTTGACCAAATGTTTGGCATGACCCTTCGCTTTTTCGAAAAGAAAGGTACATTTGTTCAGAAAATTCGCTTCACCAAACCGAAATATACAATTGATGCCTATCTTGAATATGGTGCTTGCAACGATGAGATGTGCATGCCCCCCACTCAAGTAGCATTCAAAGCCGCTGGCAATGCACCAGTTGTAAGCGGAAAGGATGATGCAAAAACTGATGATAAAGGAATTGAAACTGCTAACGATGAGAAAGAAAGTACTGACAGTGTAGTCTCTGAGTCACCCGACACGCTGGCAGCCGTTACTTCTACTGCAGGCAATGATCTATGGAGTCCGATTATCAGTGACCTGAAGAATTTTACTGAAGGAGGCAACAATGCCCCTACAACCTCGTGGTGGTTCATTTTCCTTCAGGGACTTTTAGGTGGCTTTATTGCTATTCTTACACCATGCGTATGGCCCATCATTCCTATGACTGTATCGTTTTTCTTAAAACGTAACAAAGATCGTTCGAAAGCCATTCGCGAAGCATTCACCTATGGTGTCTCAATTATCGTCATTTACGTATTGTTGGGACTCTTCGTTACTCTTTTGTTTGGTGCATCAGCCCTGAACGCTCTTTCAACGAATGCCATTTTCAATATTTTCTTTGCAGCACTGCTGGTTGTGTTTGCGGCATCTTTCTTTGGAGCCTTTGAACTGACACTTCCCTCCAGTTGGTCGAACAAGATTGATCAGAAATCAGAATCTGCAACGGGACTGTTGTCAATTTTCCTGATGGCCTTCACACTCACTTTGGTGTCATTCTCTTGCACAGGTCCTATCATTGGTTTTCTATTAGTAGCCGTTTCCACACAAGGCGACATCATAGCACCTACTATCGGCATGCTTGGTTTTGCCATAGCACTGGCCATTCCCTTCACTGTCTTTGCTCTTTTCCCCTCACTACTGAAGAGTGCGCCAAAGTCTGGCGGATGGATGAACACGGTTAAAGTGGTACTCGGATTCATTGAGCTAGCCTTTGCATTGAAGTTTCTTTCTGTTGCCGACCTGGCCTACGGCTGGCATCTACTCGACCGTGAAGTATTCGTATCCTTGTGGATTGTTATGTTTGCCCTCTTAGGTTTCTACCTGTTGGGATGGGTAAAATTCCCTCACGATGATGACAATCAACATACCAATGTACCACAGTTTTTCCTTGCTCTTATTTCACTGTCGTTTGCCATCTATATGATTCCAGGATTATGGGGTGCTCCCCTGAAAGCCATCTCAGCCTTCACTCCTCCTATGAACACTCAGGACTTCAACCTCTATCAGGGGTCTGTCGAGGCAAAATACCGAGACTACGACATCGGTATGGCAGCAGCTCGTGCTGAAGGCAAGCCTGTAATGGTGGATTTCACTGGTTTCGGATGTGTGAACTGTCGCAAGATGGAAGCAGCTGTATGGACTGATCCGAAGGTACAGAGCATTCTGAACAACGAATATATTCTTATTTCGCTGTATGTTGACGACAAAACTCCTCTTCCCCATCCCATTGAGGTGACCGAGGCCGATGGCAGTCAGAGTACCCTTCGCACTGTTGGTGACAAATGGAGCTACCTGCAACGTACAAAGATTGGTGCCAACACCCAACCATTCTATGTACTCCTTGACCCACACACAGGCAAACCTCTGAATGGTCTTCGTTCGTACGATGAAGATATCGAAGAATATTTGAAGTTCCTGAATATTGGACTTCACAATTATAAAAAATGA
- the rhaM gene encoding L-rhamnose mutarotase, with amino-acid sequence MRKRFAFKMFLKPGFEKEYEKRHAAIWPELKQMIKEQGVENYSIYWDKDTNILFAYQECTKEGNSQDTENVDPITQRWWDMMADIMEVNPDNSPVTIPLPELFHLD; translated from the coding sequence ATGAGAAAGAGATTTGCATTCAAAATGTTTCTCAAGCCAGGCTTCGAGAAAGAGTACGAAAAACGTCACGCCGCCATCTGGCCTGAACTGAAACAGATGATCAAGGAACAAGGCGTAGAGAACTATAGTATCTATTGGGATAAAGACACAAATATTCTCTTTGCCTATCAAGAATGTACTAAAGAGGGCAATTCACAAGATACAGAAAACGTTGATCCCATCACTCAACGCTGGTGGGACATGATGGCAGACATCATGGAAGTGAACCCCGACAACTCTCCAGTTACCATTCCGCTTCCCGAGCTTTTCCATTTAGACTAA